The Deltaproteobacteria bacterium nucleotide sequence GCCGAAGAGGAGGCCGAGGCTCAGCGCGGCCATCACGATCCGGTGCATTTTCAGGAACATGGGCTCCTCCGGGGATGCTCGGGGACGTACGTTTACACCACACATATACGAGGACGTGGCCTGAGCCGGCCTCGATTTCTGCCCGTGGATCGCGCCGCCTTGCGGTGGACCCCGAAACGCGCTTTCCTGACCGCGAGATGCACGGCCCCGGTGCTACCCCTTCTCCCGTCTTCAGCCCCGCGCCCCTCGGCCCGCTCGTGCTGCGCAACCGCCTCGTCCGCTCGGCGGCCTTCGAGGGGATGTGTCCTGACGGGCTCCCCTCCGAGGCGCTCGTCGCGCACCACCGGCAGATGGCCGAGGGGGGTGTTGCGCTGACCACCGTGGCCTACGCCTCGGTCTCGCCCGACGGGCGAACGTACGCGCACCAGCTCCTCATGCAGCCCACGGCGGTCGGCCCCCTCCGGCGGCTCACCGAGGCTGTGCATCTCGCCGGCGCTTTGGCCTCGGTCCAGCTCGGGCACTCGGGGGACTTCGCGGCGTCGAAGGTGATCGGGCGGCGGCCGCTCGGGCCGTCCACGCGCTACAACACCTACGCGCTCACCCTGGCCCGGGCCATGAACGACGCTGACCTCGACCGCGTGGCCTCAGACTTCGTGCGCGCCGCGCGTCTGGCGGTGGAGGCGGGCTTCGACGCGGTGGAGCTCCAGCTCTGCCACGGCTACCTCTTGAGCCAGTTTCTCTCGCCCTACGCGAATCACCGTCGGGACCGCTACGGCGGCTCGCTCGAGGGACGCCTGCGCTACCCGCTCGAGGTGGTGCGGCGGGTGCGCGAGGCGCTACCGGCCGACAAGGCGCTCGTCGCGAAGGTGAACCTGCGTGACGGCTTCGCCGGGGGCCTCGAGCTCGACGAGGCGGTCGAGGTCGGACGCGCGCTCGAGGGCGCGGGCGTGGACGCGCTCTTCCTCTCGGGCGGGTTCGTCTCGAAGGTCCCGATGTACATCATGCGGGGCGACGTGCCCTTCAAGGACATGTACGCCAACCAGACGGACCTGACGAAGAAGGTCGGGCTCCTGCTCGTCGGGCGGCTGATGGTCAAGGCCTTCCCCTTCACCGAGGCCTATTTTCTCGACGAGGCCCGGGCGATGCGCGCGGCGGTGCGGCTCCCGCTCATCCTCGTCGGAGGCATCCGCACGCTGGCCCGCATGGAGGCCATCGTGGCCGAGGGGATCGAGTTCCTCGGCCTCGCGCGTCCGCTGATCATGGAGCCGGACTTGCCGCGCCTCCTCGAGCGTGGCGAGGCACGCGCCTCGCGCTGCGTCCCGTGTAACCGCTGCATCGCCGTGATGGATCGGGGCGCCGTGCGCTGCCCGCTCGTCTCCGACCCGCACTGAGGGCCCGGGGCCCCTTCTTCGGCCCACGCGGCGGCGCCGTTTGCCCCTCGCCTGTCCTGGGCCCTGTGATAGAGTTTCGACCCATGTCGCGCGCGCCGAAAGCTCCTTCGGGTGAGCCCCCAGCCTCCAGCGGGACGCCGGAGGGCGAGGAGCCCGTGGCGCTCCACGCTCGCCTGACGCAGCTCCACGTCGCGCAGGTCGTGCTGCTCGAGCTCGCGGCCCTCGACCACGCGGACTTCGAACCGACGGTGCGGTATCTCCTGCGGCGCGCCGCCGAGACGTTGCCCGTCGAGCGCGTGGGGTTCTGGTCCCTGCACACGAGCCCGGACCGGCTGCACCTCGAGACGATCTACCTGCGCACCGAAGGGACCTACGCCCAGGGGGTAGACCTCCTCGCCTCGAACTACCCGGCCTACTTTCGCGCGATCCGAGAGGATGCGGTGCTCATCGCCGACGACGCGCACGCCGATCCGCGGACGCGCGAGTTCTCGCAGAGCTACCTGCTCGAGTTCGGCATCACCTCCATGCTGGACGTGCCGGTCTACGTGCGCGGCGAGCTGGCGGGGGTGCTCTGTCACGAACACGTGGGGCCGAAGCGCCACTGGAGCACCGAGGACCAGCTCTTCGCCATGTCGGTGGCGCAACTACTCGCCCTGTCGATCGAGTCGCGCGAGCGGCGGCTCTTCGAGGAGGCGCTGCGGCACAGCGAGGCCCGCTTCCGCGCCATCGCCGAGGCCGCGCCGATCCCGATGCTCGTGATGCGGCTCTCCGACGGGGCGTGCCTATACGGCAACGCCGAGCTCGCGGCGCTCGCCGGGGTGCCGCTCAGCCAGCTCATCGGGCGGCCCACGCCGGACTTTTTCGTCAACCCGGGCGAGCGGCAAGGGCTGGTCGACGAGCTGCGCCGCGTGGGGTTCGTGCGCGACCGCGAGGTCCAGGTTCGTCGCGTGGATGGCTCGCAGGCCTGGGTGACCCTCGCGCTGCAGCAGCTCACCTTCGACGGCGAGCCGGCGCTCGTGGCCGGACTCATGGACGTGACCGAGCGGCGCCGCGCAGAGGAGGCGCTGCGGCATTCGGCCTACCACGACCCGCTCACGGGTCTGCCGAACCGCACCTTCTTCGCCGATCAGCTCCAGCGCGAGATCGCGCGCGTCAAGCGCTCGCAGGGCTACCGCTACGCGGTGCTCTTCCTCGACCTGGACGGCTTCAAGCTGGTGAACGACAGCCTCGGGCATCGGGTCGGGGACGAGCTGCTCGTCGAGGTGGCGACGCGCCTGCGCGGCTGCGTCCGCGGCAGCGGCGTCGTGGCGCGGCTCGGGGGGGACGAGTTCACCATCCTGGTGACGGACGTGAGTCTGCCGAGCGACGCGACCTTCGTGGCCGACCGCGTGGCGCTGGCGCTCGCCGAGCCGTTTGTCCTCGAGGGCCACGAGATCGTGGTCACCGCGAGCGTGGGGATCGTGATCGGCGACGAGACCTGCGACGAGCCGGACCTTCTTCTGCGCGACGCGGACAGCGCGATGTACCGGGCGAAGGGGCTCGGCAAGGCGCGCTACGCCATGTTCGACGGCTCGACGCACCTCGAGAGCCTGAGCCGCCTTCAGCTCGAGGCGGCGCTCCGGCGCG carries:
- a CDS encoding NADH:flavin oxidoreductase — protein: MHGPGATPSPVFSPAPLGPLVLRNRLVRSAAFEGMCPDGLPSEALVAHHRQMAEGGVALTTVAYASVSPDGRTYAHQLLMQPTAVGPLRRLTEAVHLAGALASVQLGHSGDFAASKVIGRRPLGPSTRYNTYALTLARAMNDADLDRVASDFVRAARLAVEAGFDAVELQLCHGYLLSQFLSPYANHRRDRYGGSLEGRLRYPLEVVRRVREALPADKALVAKVNLRDGFAGGLELDEAVEVGRALEGAGVDALFLSGGFVSKVPMYIMRGDVPFKDMYANQTDLTKKVGLLLVGRLMVKAFPFTEAYFLDEARAMRAAVRLPLILVGGIRTLARMEAIVAEGIEFLGLARPLIMEPDLPRLLERGEARASRCVPCNRCIAVMDRGAVRCPLVSDPH
- a CDS encoding EAL domain-containing protein gives rise to the protein MALHARLTQLHVAQVVLLELAALDHADFEPTVRYLLRRAAETLPVERVGFWSLHTSPDRLHLETIYLRTEGTYAQGVDLLASNYPAYFRAIREDAVLIADDAHADPRTREFSQSYLLEFGITSMLDVPVYVRGELAGVLCHEHVGPKRHWSTEDQLFAMSVAQLLALSIESRERRLFEEALRHSEARFRAIAEAAPIPMLVMRLSDGACLYGNAELAALAGVPLSQLIGRPTPDFFVNPGERQGLVDELRRVGFVRDREVQVRRVDGSQAWVTLALQQLTFDGEPALVAGLMDVTERRRAEEALRHSAYHDPLTGLPNRTFFADQLQREIARVKRSQGYRYAVLFLDLDGFKLVNDSLGHRVGDELLVEVATRLRGCVRGSGVVARLGGDEFTILVTDVSLPSDATFVADRVALALAEPFVLEGHEIVVTASVGIVIGDETCDEPDLLLRDADSAMYRAKGLGKARYAMFDGSTHLESLSRLQLEAALRRALESRELRLHYQPIIALTSGEIVGFEALLRWQRSQGELLLPETFLAVAEETGQMLRIGAWVLEQACAQLAAWRREFPKRTLRMAVNLSPSQLGQAGFVEEAVGTLARHGVPPELVTFEIPEQVYTRESRAVGELLARLPGKQCIDDFCTGFSSLSRLHRLPVQAVKVDRLFVQQMEKDATIVRAVIGLAHNLGLQVGAEGPESRERVELLRQLGCDEAQGNWFSPAIESEKATVLLAGPEPWGDALPWGRGPA